GAGTTTTTGTAACTTGGAAACTGTTAATTTGTCCTTGCTTACTAAAACAAGGCTGTGGATTATTACATAATTCTGATTCTTTATTGTTCAGGGTTTTTAAAGCTAAACATtttctcaaaacaacttttttacAGTCACAACTTGGATATCACCTCTCTTACATTTGGAGAAGCATTTTCACAACGAAAGATTATCTTATTCAAATGATGTAAATGGCGAGTTGGGACTAGGGAAAACATTAATGTATTGACAGATCGTTGAGTTTTAGCAAGTTTGGATCCTTTTAGTTCTCAGTCTTCTCAACTATTACTCTTGAATGTCACtgttaatatgttatttaactttttttccaaaacgtggaatgaagatttgattagaaatatttttcaatcttaTACAGCTGAGCAGATTAGAAAGTACTATTGTAGAACCCCCTCCTCATGATAAGGCCAAAGTGAATTTTGATAAGGTTTTGTTTAAGGATGAGGCTACTACTGGGGTTGGTATTATTCTTAGAAATGATGCTAGAAGGGTGTTGTTTGCTCTAAATAGAAAGGAAGTGGGTGTCTATGAGGTGGATGTGATTGAATCTTTGGCAGCATTGAGTGGTTTGAAAGTGGTGTTAGGCATGGGTTTTTGTAGCTTAATCACAGAAGGTGACTCATGGAATGTTGAAGTTATTAAATCTGGAAATGTATCTTTCTCACCATATGGGCCTTTAATTATAGAAATATAGagtattttctatctttttcctGAATTTGCAATTTCATGTGTAGGATAATATGATAATGAAGCTGCATTTATGTTAGCGCGATATGCTCGTAACATCATCGATACCCTTAAATGGTGGAACACTTGTCcgtatgttatttttaattggGTTCTATTAGATGTTGTGCCTTAATTAAGTTGTATTGGCTTGTACATCAATGGTTTGACAGATGACTTtcattgtattttgtatttggtGGTAGGAGTGAAAAAAAGAACAGGCTCATCGAAGAATCGGACCAAACCAATGGGGTTCAAAACTGGTTTGGTCTGGTaccgattttatttttttcaaaaccaatcaaAACCGGGTCggtttcaattttctttttttctaacaaTGGACCAGactgattcatatatatatttcaatttttatattatataaaatcttttttatattatatgataaattgttaattaatagaacattaaaaaaaatactattattcaagtataataataatctaataatataaaattaatataacattttatataccattcaattaatcttataaatcttaGTATAACATTTGTTTTCTGCTTCTTagtataacatttgatataacattattattaaaaaaattaattttataaaataaattaatataacataaaattttaatcttaaacatgtataattgatcatatgttattaatataaactataaatatatattaaggataaatacatatatgtaCATTTGATTATGTAcacatataaaaagaatatgtaACATCAtgttatcactaacatatatgtAACCAagcatattatcactaatatatataatcaaatatataaaaaaattagacactaacatattattactaacatacataatcaaatactatatcactatatgatactattatatatatatatatatatacactaatactaatattgttagtaatccactatatataaataactatataaatcactatagtattagtataactactaatatttttttgataagtataacTACTagtattatatcactatataatcCCCTATATAtcactaatatagttatactaactACATAAATCCAGTAATATTATACTAAAATCGGAAAAGCCAGACTGAAATcggtaaaatcggaagtaccggtttaggagtgTAACCGTTGCGGTATCGATATCtattattcaaatctcaaaatcagtGTATACTGGttcaattctaaaatatatccaaaattGAACCGGTTACACCTTTATTtgatggtttcaatttgaataaagtttaattgttaggaaaaaaaaatcttaaagtGAACCGATTAACATTTCGGcaccaaaaattcaaaattaaggCCCGATTTGGATACATAATTcagttgagatgatatgagatattttaaatagtagtgagatttttttaattaagatgagataagatagtttgtaaaaaaaatgtatgtttgaatagtgagatgagatgagatagttttaactttttaggatttgataaaggaaaatactaaaaCCACAACTGGGTATTACCAACTGGGATCCTGACTGgtttcttttttacttaatgattaaataagtattttttattgatgttgtgaatttttttaaaaatatatttaaaaatgataaaaaaaattgcataaaaaaagagagagagaaaggaaaacacTAAACGGGATTCCAGTCGGGATCCCTTTTGTGTGGGTGTAGAAACACTATTTGATAAAAGGGTAGGTCCCACCAATGATTGagtaataattatgaatatattaatcaaaaaataatatttatgtgtaattaaaaaatctatcataaataaatttaaatttcaaaatatattggGAAGTTGTTGGCTGAAATTACTGTATAATTCCAAAAactaatttctcttttttaaaagatattattcttaagatattatcattttaaaaaataatttaaatcccaaaatatattgggAAGCTGTTGacctaaatttataatttcttttttgtaaaagatatttttatctatttatttttctatatataagaaattcgtcattttttattctaattataaattataataattttaatgattgtaataaataagtatatgaattatgttgtagatttgttttaaataatttattattttcgaACTTTCTAATAAAACTCTAAAATGCACTTCTATTCAATactcacaaaattatcaatttttttggtgaaaatatattattctaataatgacttattgattattttattttaatcacaaaagaatttttttattgtgtgaaattctttttactgcttatttcaaaaaataatgagttgagtttgaAAATTTACAGATAAAGTAAAGATATAAAATCAACCATTTGAATAGACAAAATTATCTCATCCGTAGAGACTAGATGAGATAATCATCGGGCCTAACTTTGCAGTAACAGTTAGTggtacattttaaaaaataataataattagggCTACAAATGATCCGGTCCGGCGATGGACCGAATATTTTTAGTCCATAATTTTTCTGGACCGGATCGAACCGAACACCCAAagggaccggactggaccaattgttatcggtccggtccggtttgtccggcctaatttttttttttttttaaataattaataaaaaaaattatttaaaatactaaattaaattaaatgacttattaatgtggattatgtaacaaactcaataaaaaaaatattttatatggtcaatgataataaattagatgaaaattatattattaatttatataattactatataattaactaattgatattatatattagttaattcatagaatattaacaagtgttaataacatatttaaaattttataatgttaatagtgataggttaaatgaagatatatataaaatattgttaatttatagaatattaacaagtattaataatatatttaaaattttatattgttaattgtataattattatatataaaatatatataattttttttttcattcggtccggtccggtccgaaaaaatCTTAGACCGTGGACCGTaccgaaacttttcggtcctctaaaatgtggaccggaccgaaccggtctAAGTCTTGGTCCGGTCTTGTCCGGACCGAAACGGTCGGTCCgaccggaccgtttatcacccctaataataataaaaggacAATATGACAAAAATGGCCTCAAAAGTTCATAAATATTACTACATGTGCAACTTAGGGTTAGAGGTGTAACTGGTCcgattttttacaaaatttgggACCGAAAcaccggttttatatttttaaaaatcgattCAGCACCCGTTATCCCCATAAACCGATACTTCAGGTTTTATCGGTTTCGGTCTGGTTTTTCGGTTTTAAtatgctatattatatattatataatatataatatataatactatagtgataatatattataatatttattataattgtattataaactatagttatatattataatatatagtgatatagtattactGTATTAGTTTTgacttagttttaaaaaaaataaaatcaatatcgGATCAAACTAAACTTGATACCGGACCAAACCCGCGGGTCCGGATTGGTTCACCAGTTTTTTTTACACCCATCGACTCGGGGTGCACGTTAGCACATTCTACCTTCTTTCGGCTCTCACAGACACACAACACAGTGCCCTCTAATTCCAAAGCTCTcgtttttcttcccttttcctCCCTCCCCGGCGTTGTTTCTCAGTAGAGAAAACCCGTTCAGGACATACTAACAGGTAAAACGACAGTTTCAGACTCCGAAAAATTCctagattttccttttcttttctcgaTAGCCAAACAGAAATGTAAGTTGTTTGTCAGGGCTTTGATTTCTAGTATGCCTACAGATTAATCGGAATAGGATATGGCGAGCGCAATTGATGCATCGGGAGATCCGATCCCGACATCGGCAGTTCTGACATCGTCATCCAAGCACATATCGCTCAGATGCCAAGCGGAGAACGTGGCCTTCCTCAAGTGCAAGAAGCAGGATCCTAACCCCGAGAAATGCCTCGACAAAGGCCACCAAGTCACTCGCTGCGTCCTTGGCCTGTAATGCTCTCTTATGATTTTGTTTACTCTTttcatttgatttgatttgatttgcgTCCCTTTATATCTCAATTTGTGTTCTGTTTGGTCTCTGGGTAAATGttaaagaagaaaggaaatcCACGTATTGAGTagttacatttttaaaatttgagactGTAGGATGAAGTAAAATGTTAAAgaagaaatgatgttttttcgATTACCTatcaaagaaaatagaaactagaaagacCAGAAATATTTGAGAGTTTCAGCTTTGTTAAACTATTAGACTTTCTTCGGGATTCGTGGCAATTAAGTGGAGATTGGGTTTTCTCTGCTGAAATATCATTCTAAGTTGAACTCTGAATGTGGATTTTCTTTTAGcaattgttttgtttctttctgtTGAAGTTCTTTGGTCTAGGCAACATTTCAATGCGAGGATTCTTGTTTTAAAGCAgtagaaatattttgttaatatacCATTTACTGCGTTTCGATATTTAGGTTTGTACCACTTGACTCTTATAAGGCTCAttctcacccatggaacctaacccccagggagactagcacagcaacccacCGCCATGGCATCCCACTTAAACCGTAGTTTGATCCCAGGGAGAATCAAACCTatgacatggggctcatgcacacaagttcgcccttGCCACTTGTGCTACCCATGGGTGGGTTGTTATCAGCATTAATTGGTGACATAAATTGTTACATAACTCTTGAAGAAAATCTTAAACTTATTTTGCCTTCGGTgcctttcatttgaaaaaaaaatatcaaatctcaTCTATGCTGTTGGATATTTGAATCTGTTTTAAAACCACTTCAACGATTCTAGGGTTCTTTTTTAATCCATTATGCCTTGAAGATATATTTGCAAGTTTGTTTTTTGATACATCCAACACCCCACTGAAGTTGGTCACACAACAAGTAGTATGTTGATACACCAAGCTTGGAAGCAGCGAAACTTTTTTGTCTTTGCTCCTTTTGTAATTTAATGAAACCATGCTCAGTTGCCAAGGTTATTCTTACTACTAATTGTATTTCCTCAGTGATCTGTTACAAAATGGtccttttattaattataaaaaaaaaatggtcctTTTGCTGTCAAttggttttggatttttgtgatttaatttgaaaaaaatgcatAGTTGGGGTTGCAAAATGAAAATTTCCCCTCCCCAACATCGCAAGCAGGTGAATGGTGTATGTCATCGGTGCACCCACCAAATTacaatatggaaaaaaaaaattggaaaagaaaGTTAGAATCCCCTTTGACTGAAAAGCTTGCATTACTTTCATCCATATGGGCCAGGAGGTTGATCTATCGTGTGTCACACACATCCTACTCGAATGGTACTCGATCATTTACTATTATGACAGTGACATACAATAAAGTAATCTGTAGGCTTACGAGGGTGAATTACTTTTGTAGTTCATCAAATAATTTGATAGCTTACCATATGAAGCTCAATTCTGAATCTTGAAGCAACATAATTTAGGGAGTCAGACACTTCCCTGGTTTTTCCTCTATGCCCGTGAAGGGTATGTCTACAAATGATTTATCCAACTATTCATCATCAAGCTTCTTTTGTATGCTGGACTAGCATGTTAAAATGTTTCCCTCTTTTCCTCATGCTTGTTTATTATAAAGGACGAGACAACCTTTGTACTGAGCCTTCTTTCAGCCTAGTATATATTCGGCTATAATTTGTTAGTACTGTAACTACGTGTTTGTTTTTAGACATCCATATGGGTAAAATTACATAGTTTGTTCAGGTTGCATAATCCCCAAGagaatttgaatatttgtttatGGTTCTTGATAATTTATAGTATTTGCTGGGAAGAAATATGTTAAAACATTAGTATGAAACCTTTTTAGACTTTTTGGT
Above is a genomic segment from Juglans microcarpa x Juglans regia isolate MS1-56 chromosome 1D, Jm3101_v1.0, whole genome shotgun sequence containing:
- the LOC121242422 gene encoding NADH dehydrogenase [ubiquinone] 1 alpha subcomplex subunit 8-B-like — translated: MASAIDASGDPIPTSAVLTSSSKHISLRCQAENVAFLKCKKQDPNPEKCLDKGHQVTRCVLGLLKDLHQRCTKEMDAYVGCMYYNTNEFDLCRKEQQAFEKACPLE